The Acidithiobacillus thiooxidans ATCC 19377 DNA window GAGAAAGCTGATTACCCGTGGTAATCAGTTTGAGCATTACGCGACCAAAGGGGCGCAACACATCTTTGGCCGATTGCATACCATGGCGAATGGAGACTTCGCGCATGATCATGACCAGTCCACCGGGAGAATTCTTGAAAGGACAACGTGCTGCACAGGTCATGCACTGAGCACAGGCCCAGATTTTTTCCTGCATGGCGTCATAAATCTGTTCCACGTTTTCGGTCCAGAGCAACTGGACAATTTCACGGGGACTATAATCGTAGAACTGCGCCGACGGGCAGGTAGCCGTACAAATGCCACAATTCAAACAGCCATTGAGTTCGTGGTCATAACGAAAATCCGCACGGATTTCGTCAAACATCTCTTTCATTTCAGCGTAAGTCGCCATCTACTCGCTCCTCGCTCGTAATTAATACGTCGTACCTTTTCGACCCGCAGCACAGATCATTGGTTCAAATAAATAACGTGATATCGGACTCACCGGCGAATTCAAAAAAGGCCGCTGCACCGCCCAATTCAATTCCGTCAATAAAGTCAGCCGTATCAAACTCGAAAAGATCGACTGTCATCTGACAAGCGATCATTCTTACTTCAGCCTCAACACAAAGCTCGCGCAATTCATCCAGACTGGCTACGCCCTTGGCTTTCATTTTGCTTTTCATCATGGATGTGGCCATTCCTTCCATACCTGGCAACACCATCATCAGGGTAGGCATGGGAACAGGCATCGGCATGGCTGGGTTACCCAAGGGGCTGACGCGCAGATGACTCAGATCTTTCTTGAGCAATTGCAGGCCGTAAAAGGTGAAGAAGATTTCCACACTGTAGCCCAGGGCTGCAGCAGTGGATGCCAGGATAAAGGGAGGATACCCCCAATCAAGGGTGCCTTTTGTGGCAACAATCGCTAGTTTTTTCTCGTCCATTTTCTACTCCTGGTCAGGCGGTCAGCCCAACCTCATTCAATTATGCTTTCTGGATGAAGAAGATAAATTCGCCGGCTGCTTCAGCATGCTCCAAAAGAGGATTCTTGGTCTGCTTGGCAAATGCTTCAAAATCTTTTACCGCGCCAGGATCAGTGGCGACGATCTTCAAAACCTGACCGGAAGTCAGCTCACCGAGAGCCTTTTTGGTGCGCAGGATGGGCAAGGGGCAATTCAGGCCACGTGCGTCGAGTACTTGATCTTCTTGTACCATGGTTTAACCTCCTAAGGTTATTGATGTCTGAAAACTACCTGCAAGACTGTATCAGGAAAAGGGGGAACAGCAAGGCAAATATTTTGATTTGATGATTAAGCACCCCTATTTTAGAAAATGCTAATCAACCGGGTAACTGACCAATAGGCAGTCCACGATTCGCCCAGGCTGAAATTCCACCGCGCAAATTAAGCACTTGTCCAAAACCCTGAGCAACGGCAAAAGCTGCAGCCTGGGCTGAACGTCCACCACTGAGACAATAAAATACCACCGTTTTGGATTTATCCAACTGCTGTAGAGACATCGGCAGCATGTGCAAGGGTACGTGCCGGGCTCCTTCGATGATGCCACGTGCCACCTCAGCGGGAGAACGTACATCCACCAGAATGAACTCATCACCTTGATCGCTCAAGGCCTTGAGTTGATCTGCCGTGATTTCCTGAAAACCGTACATAAGCTATTCACCAATTAATTAAATAATGTCATCTTCTAGCTTACACCATGTATTCGTTCACGTGTAGCACCATTATCCACCCAAACGCATCATGAATATCCGCGAAGAACGTTCCGGATCTGTGACAAATTCGTGACGTTCGGGTTTATCCTGCCAAATCCTATCGCGGATTTCATCGGCAATTTCTTCGTTTCTGCTGCTTCCTCTCAGCAAAGGTAGCAGGTCCATACCATTTTCCTGGCCCAGACAAAATACCAGTCGACCACTTGCAGTCAGGCGGACCCGATTACAGGTGGCACAAAAATTTTCGCTGATGGGCGTGATAAATCCGATTTGCGAACGTGGGTGCTCTGCAAACTGAAAAAGCCGGGCGGGACCATTATCCGTCGGCCGAAAGGCCGGATACAAAGTGCCCAGCTCTTTTTCGATGAGCATTTTCGCTTCGCTTGCACTCAAAAATTCCGCGTTTTGGGCCTCGCTTCCGGCTTGTCCCAGGGGCATGGTTTCAATAAAACGGATATCAACATGCTGCGCCAAAGCGTAGCGCACCAGATCAGCGAGATTATGGCCGTTTTCGGTACGCATGAGCACCACATTCAGCTTAATACGGGGAATACCAGCACTGATTGCGACAGAAATTCCGTGCAGAACCTCTTGCAGATTTCCACCCCGGGTGACCCGGGCAAATACTTCCGGTTCCAAGCTGTCCAGACTGATATTGAGATTATTGACCCCGGATTGTTGTAGTTGTTCGGCCTTGCGAGCCAGTAACAGGCCATTTGTACTGATACTGATTTTACCAATTCCATGCTGATGGGCAGCAGCAATCAGATCAGGCAAGTACGGATGTATGAGTGGCTCACCACCAGTAAAGCGCATGTGGCGCACACCCAAGTCTGCAAAAACCCCGATCAGGCGATCATACTCATCCACCTGAAGGTGATCTTTCCTGGCAAAAAAAGGAGTGCCTTCTGCCGGTGAGCAGTAGGAGCAACGGAAATTACAGTGTTCCGTAACGGAAATACGCAGGTAAGTAATCTGCCTCCCGAAACGATCCGCCAGAGCGGATTCCCGTGCCGGTACAGCAAACACTTCCTGCGCCATATCCATTCACCTCAGCAATAATGAAAAAACTATACTAGACCTCTTTTCTGACCCAGTTCAACATTGCTGACGGCCATGGTACAGATTGATGACGTGTTGGGCCTCAACAAAAAACAGCCAGCGTTCAACACCAATACCAAAAACAACGGATACAATGGCAAGCCATGCGAAAAACAATTGCCCGGTCAGGAAGCCAATGATCAGAGCGGCCACCGGAATAATGAAGGCAAATATATACATCATGAATTTAATACTGCGCGCCTTGGCACTGGGCAAAGTATGTCCGAACTCTTCCGTCAGAAAAGTACCAAAGGTATGGCCCTGCTCTAGAATCCGCACGGTTGAACGGTTGAAACCGGTTGCCGTACGAATGGTCGGACCGTTTGGACGACCAATCCAGAAATAATAAATACCTTTCATGACCGCTGCCGCGACCAGCAGACCCAGGGCAATACCTACCAGGGTAAGCGCCGGTGCTCCCATGATCATTCGCTCGGCAGCAAGAATCGTGGCACCAATGGCCAAACCCATAACATAGAAATTTGCGGGTACAAGAGCCGTATTCCATTGGCGAATGGTTCTGAGCACGGCATAAATCATACCCTGACAGAAAATGGTAATCAGACCAATCAGGCCAGCCAGATTCACTAGAATCAAACCTACCGTATCCTGTGTGCCTGCCGTGAAAAACACCCAGACCAGATAAGCAAAAGCAAACGGATAATATAACACCGCAAAAACACCTTCGCGGGCCAACCAGGAGGTGCGCCAACGGGTAAAAGCCCTCCAGGCGTTCTTGGGGTTCGCCAGATGCGCGGTAGAAGAAAGCATGCCGATGGTGACAAAAACCAGCGAGAGAACGACTGCGACCATGGTCTGCAGGGGATTTAACCCGCCATCAATCTGAAAATCATTGATGATGGCCGTCAAGGCCATAATGCCAAAACCACCGCCAGAAAAAAGCGTCAGAAAAATAACTGCGAGTGCCGGATGCATGGTATCTCCTTAACGCTCAACTACGCGGTTGACCCATTCTTTCACTTTACGAACTGCTTTTTTCTTCAGCTCTTCAGTGGGGATCGGGGCATGAACACGGGGCGGCAAATAATGGTTGGTAGGGTTGTAATTCAGTTCGGGCATCAGCTGATAGCCGCCCCGATCACGCACAGCACGACTAACCGGACTTTCCGGATCATCCAGATCGCCGTACATACGAGCATGAGCCGGACAAGTCAGTACACAGGCAGGCTGCCTTTCTTCTTCCGGAATTTCCATATCATAAATACGGTCAATACACAGGGTGCATTTTTTCATGGTTCCGGAGACGCGATCCAACTCGCGGGCACCATAAGGGCATGCCCAGGAACAATAATTACAACCCATACATTTGTTCTGATCGACCAGAACAATGCCATCTTCAGCGCGCTTGTAGGAAGCACCGGTGGGACAAACCGTCACACATTCGGCGTTTTCACAATGCATACAGGACATGGGAAAATTGACGGTTTTGTTATAGGGGTAGTCCCCTATTTCAAAATGCCGGATACGGTTGAACCAGACCCCGGATGGCTTGGCGCCGTAGGGATCATAATCGGTTAGCGGCGCTGTGGTGCCACTGGTATTCCATTCTTTGCAAGCCACCGCGCAGGCATGACAGCCCACGCAGGTGTCCAGATCAATGACTAATCCGAGTCTCATAATAGTCTCCTTGGCACGTCAGGATTTCAGATTGACGGGCTTGTGGGTATGGTAACGCAGCACGTCAGGTGCTGGGGTATCACCAGGTAAAGGCTTCATGGTTGGGAATACGGGCCAGGTGCCTTCTTCTCCTGGTGCCGCCGGATATATTTTGACCATCAGATCGTACCAGGCCGCCTGACCAGTAATGGGATCGGAATTGGTCAAACGTCTTTCCCCCTGCTTGGCTGGCAGTAGTTCGGAAATCAGATGATTCATCAAGAAACCGCGTGTTGCCTCAGCGGCTTCCGGTTTCAGGCCCCAGGCTCCGGATTGTTTACCAATGGCATTCCAGGTCCAGACGGTATCTTCCTGACAACCTTCAATGAGCTTGACCTGCACCCGGATTTTTCCGTTATGACTTTCCACCCATACCCAGCTTTTATCAACGATCCCCATCTGCTCACCGCGCTTGCGGTTCATGTACATATAGTTCTGGGCGATAATCTGACGCAGCCAGGCGTTCTGGCTGTCCCAGGAGTGGTACATCATCATGGGGCGCTGATTGACGGCAAAAAATGGGTATTCTTTTTTGTCCACGCGCTGCTGTTCCAGCGGCTCATAAAAAGCTGGCAGCGGATCAAAGTAGGTCGCCAAACGCTCGCGGTCTACCGGATCCTTGGGCTGTGGACCATCGTAGAGACCCATACCTGCCAGACGGAAACGCTGGAAGGTCTCGGAATACAGTTCAATGATGATGGGATCAGCCGTCGGATTGAAACCAATACGCTGAGACAACTCCAGGTATTCCTTGTTGGCAAAGCGATAAAAAGCCATGGACTCCGGCAAGTGATACTTGAAGAACCCCTGATTTTCGATGTAACGATCCCATTGATTGGGGTTTGGTGCCCCACGCAAGTGGGTTTCACCATCTTCACCACGCCAGCCTGCCAGGAAGCCTATTCCGGGCGCACGCTCGTAGTTAGTAATGAAATCCTTGTAGCCGGAAAAACGGGGTTCTCCATTTTCCTTGGTGAAAGCCGGGAATTTGAGACGACCGGCAATGTCCACCATGACTTCCTGCCAGGGACGCACATTGCGATCAGGCTTGAGGATTGGATGACGAATGGAGTCACAAATGGCATCCGGCTCGGAAATCGGACGATCCAGCAGTGAGATGGCATCATAACGCTCCAGATAAGTGGTATCTGGCAGAATCAGATCACCAAAATTAACCATTTCCGAATGGAAGGCGTCTACCACCACCAGAAAGGGAATATTATATTCGCCATTCTCGTCTTTGGATTTCAGCATATCCTGAACATTGGCCGTGTTCATGGTGGAGTTCCAACTCATGTTGGCCATGAAGAAAATCAGGGTATCAATAGCATAGGGGTCTTTATTGACCGCATTGGTGACCACCATGTGCATCAAGCCGTGGTTGGCTATAGGTGCTTCCCAGGAATAGGCCTTATCAATGCGTTTGGGCTGACCATTTTCATCAATAACCAGATCTTCCGGTGCAGTGGGGAAACCCAAAGGCGAAGACTTGAGGGGCGTATTGGGCGCACTGTGCTGAGCGGGTTTAACTGCTGGCGGGACGGGCTTGGGGTAAGGGGCCTTGGATCTGAAGCCTCCGGGGCAATCAATCGTACCCAGCAATACCTGCAGCAAGTGAATGGCCCGAGCTGACTGCATACCATTGGAATGCGCTGAAATACCGCGCATGGCGTGCATGGAAACCGGACGACCAATGAACTTGTCATGCTTGCGTCCAGCCCAGTCCGTCCACTCTACATTGATTTCAATACTTTCCTTGAAAGCCACATGGGCCATTTCCAGCGCCAGCCGTTCAATGGTCTCGGCGGGAATGCCCGTAATTTTACTGGCATTTTCCGGAGAAAATTCGTCGCTGAGATAACGTTCCGCCAGAATCGACATGACCGTACGCACCGGCCTGCCGTCGGGGGCCGTATATTCTCCAAACATGGCTCCGGCTGAGCCCGCTTCCATGCCATTGGCGAAGCATTCCTTCTGGATATCCCAAATCATGGGATGTCCTTCGGCATCACGCAGAATCAGGCCGTCACCGACTTTACCCGGTGTGTTGACGACCAGGAAAGGGGCATTGGTATAGCGTAGCAGGAAATCCCAGTCGAACTGTTCGTTCTGAAGCAGAACATGGACCATGGACAGGGCAAGCATGCCATCAGTACCTGGCTTGATGGGCACCCACTCATCGGCGATGGCCTGATACCCCGTTCGCGCAGGATTGATTCCGACAAACTTGCCACCATGACGCTTGAGTTTTTCCAGACCGATTTTCAGGGGATTGGAGGAGTGATCTTCGGCCACACCCCAGAGCATGAAATACTTGGTACGATCCCAATCCGGATCACCAAATTCCCAGAACGCGTGACCCAGCATATATAATCCGGCAGTAGCCATGTTCACCGAACAGAAGCCGCCATGGGCCGACCAGTTCAGGGTTCCAAACTGCTGCGCCCACAATCCTGTGAGCGCCTGCATCTGGTCACGTCCCGTAAAATAGGCGAGTTTATTTGGATCGGTGGCCCGGATATGGGCCAATCTTTCGGTCAGGGTGTTAATGGCTTCGTCCCAGGAAATTTCCTCGAACTCTCCGGCTCCACGCTCGGTACCGGGCTTACGCCGCAGTGGATTACGCAATTTACCCGGCGAATACTGCTTCATGATGCCTGCAGAGCCTTTGGCACAAAGCACACCCTGATTGATGGGGTGGTTGCGGTTACCCTGGATAAATCGTACCTTATTGTCTTCTACAGTGACTTTGATGCCACAACGACAAGCACACATGTAGCAAGTGGAGTACTTGATTTCCTGCTTGCTGTGGTCTTCAAATTCCATAACCGTAGCCATATTTGTACCTCGCGCCTGGCTGCAACAAATCGGGGACATCCCGTTATCGCCGAAATCTTGGCGGAGCGTGCCTGATAAAGCAAGTCAGCGTTTTTGATTTTGTAATAAGTAGTCCTTATTTGCTTTGTGGTGGGGACGATGATTAGTTTAATGGCGCTTAGTCCAAGGAGATGCATTCATGATTCGCAACGATTTCAAAGAACATTCCCGCATTACCGTGACCTGGAAGGATAAGGAAGGTAAATTGCGTCCCGGTAATTTCTATGTCTACGCCCTGCTCAAGGATGCCATGATCGTTCGGGCCACCGACAAAGATGGCCTGCTGCGCAAGTTACCTTATGGAGATGTGCTGCGCGTGGTGAAATTCCAGGATGTGGCTCCCCAGGATCGTTATATGATTCCGGATGAAATTCTGAAGGAAGCCAGCTGGAAAGACACGGATGTCATGATGCGTTATAGCTCCAGCCCGCATCGCGGCAAATAGTTGAAGTTTACGAGTGGGCCTCTCTTGTCCAGAGGCCCGTCTTGCCGCCTTCCTTTTTAAGCAGGCGGATGTCACTGATGATCATACCCCTGTCTATTGCCTTGCACATATCGTATATGGTCAGCAACCCAACAGATACGGCAGTTAATGCTTCCATTTCCACGCCGGTTTGCCCTGCACAGTGTACTTCCGCACGACAAACAATGCGGGTGGGGTCAGTTTCAGGAATAAGGTCCACCTGAACAGCCGTCAAGAACAACGGGTGTGCCAAAGGGATCAGCTCCCAGGTTCTTTTAGTGGCCTGGATGGCGGCTATTCTGGCAATTCCGAGCACATCACCTTTGTGAATCTGCCCTTCGGTAATGTGGTGGAAGGTGCTTTCTGCCATGTTGATTTCGCCTTCTGCAATGGCAATCCGCGTACTCACCGCCTTCGCGCCAACATCGACCATGCGGGCTTCGCCCTGCGCATTAAAATGATTCAGATTTTCAGGAACAGACATGAATCTGGCACTCCTTTTGCTTACAATTTGAACCTATCCGAACGGCTCTGGAATTTCTCATGAAAACCAAAAGACAGCTCTGGCTGTGTTTGATTCTCTGTTGTTTCGCCTTGCCAGCGCAAGCCGATTTACGCTTTCTGTTGCCCCCGGTCAGTAGCCCGGCCGTCATGTATGCCGCATTCACACCGCTGGCCAACTACTTAAGCCATGCCATTAATCAAAAAATCACACTGAGCTTCAGCGCCAATCTACAAAGCTTTTACAATCAGGCCGACCAAAACACTCCGCAAATGGTGCTTTTTTGTCCTATTGCTTACATCCGCAGTGCCCATCAACAGGCTTATTACCCTCTCGCCGGAGTGATTCCCACTCCCGGCGGAAACCATAGTGTTATTGTCGTGCGTCGTAACAGCCCCATCCACAACGTGTTACAACTCAGGAACCGCAGCTTTGTCATGGGGGATCCTGCCTGTGCAGCTTCCTCGCTGGTACCCTTGTCCATGTTTCGTGAGCTGGGGATGACACCCAAAAGTTTTAGTGTTTTTCGGCAAAGTGGATCAGATCAGAGTGCGCTCATGGATGTGGCTGCGCGTTTTTACGATGCTACAGCGGTTGCCAAAAACGTGGCAGCACCCTATATCCATTCGGGAACCCTGCGCGCCATTGCCGATGCCGAGGTCGGCCCCGGAGACCTACTGGCGGCTTCTGCCGGCGTGCCCGCCAACGTCCGCACGAAACTCACCGCCGCTCTACTGACAGCAAAAATGCAGGATCCCGTCAGCATTCAGGCTCTTGGCGGTCTGGCAGCAGGATTCAAAGCCATCAATGATGGGGATTACAATGCGCTACGCACCCTCTATCAAGAAATACACGGGGTCAAACTCCTTCCCAAAGTGCCGCAAGAAGCCATGACCTTGGGAATTCCGCCCACTTTCACACCGATAGCGGCATACCAAATTTTTGCCCCGCTGCAAAAGGCGTTGAATGAAGCCACGGGACTTCCTGTACAGCTGGTCATTCCCCATAACGAACAGAGTTTCGTCGCCGATGGGCGCGCTGGCAAATTTGACTTCGCCCTGCTAACCCCCAGAATGGTCGCCATGGAAAAAACGCAGATGCTGCCTATTGCCCAGTCAGTTCCTCGCCATGACCTGCATGGCCTGGCGATTATTCGTAGGGATATGTCGATACCAGGCACCGGGCCATCCACGGGTCCCCTGCGCATTGCTTTTGCCAGCCCTTACTGCAGCGCCCGCTCTCTGGCTAAAGCCAAACTGCTCCGCCTGGCCGGTAACAGACCGGTGACATGGGTTCCGGAAGGTTCAGAGCACGCTGTTTTTACAGCACTGGCAGAAAATCGTGCCACACTCGGCATAGTCCGTACAGCTACTGTCATGGCCCTAGAAAAAGAATTACCCGGTATCTGGTCGATTGTTCAAAGCGCCGGCCGGGCACCGGTATGGACACTGGTCGGCAAACGCCAGCTGCCGCTCGGAATACACAGCGCTGTCAAACAACAGGTTGCGAAAATGCCCCTCAACGTGCTGGACACGGCCGGTTTCATGCGTTTCAGCATTCTGCCTGATGCCTAGTCCGAGCAAGGCTTCAGGACCAGATATTCCTGCTTCCTCAAAAAAACAGGATGTTTGGAAGACCCGGGCAGTCGTTGTACATATTCTCCAGCCAGTGATGCACTTTTGGCAAAATATGTCCTGGCGAGCCAAAAGCATGACTTTTGTGCTGCTTCTGGTGGCTCTGATTTATTTATCAATCTCCATATTTTTATACACCTCCGTACGCAACGATCTCACCAATCAGGTACAGACCGAATTGCTGCGGCTGACGGAAACGCTGGCCAGCTCGGCAGCAGACCCTCTCCTGCTGAAAGATGGTGGGAAACTGGGCAAGCTGGCAGATCTGCACAATCCTTTGGTGCAAACAGTAGTCATCACCAATAGCCGAAATGTCGTGGTAGCCAGCCCCGATATCCGCCAGCTGGGACAAACCCTCCCTTCATATTTGTCCAGAGCCAACGCCCATCAGGCCGATCACTTCGCTGCACCTGTTCTGGCCGGAGGTAATCAGCTGGGCGCCGTATATCTCCAGGGTAATCAGAAACACATTAACAGACTGGTGAACCAGCGCCTGGATAGAACCACCAGTCGGTTGATTGTACTTGGCTTGATTACCGCA harbors:
- a CDS encoding 4Fe-4S dicluster domain-containing protein; amino-acid sequence: MATYAEMKEMFDEIRADFRYDHELNGCLNCGICTATCPSAQFYDYSPREIVQLLWTENVEQIYDAMQEKIWACAQCMTCAARCPFKNSPGGLVMIMREVSIRHGMQSAKDVLRPFGRVMLKLITTGNQLSPDMIQPDHFPDWGPNIQKVEGDLRILRKAIPVRTLQTVETAWEVSLKTSVEMYTIWEMTGVLKSLETMDENLFDVIEDFIDEKREDYEDWLESQED
- the dsrE2 gene encoding sulfur carrier protein DsrE2; amino-acid sequence: MDEKKLAIVATKGTLDWGYPPFILASTAAALGYSVEIFFTFYGLQLLKKDLSHLRVSPLGNPAMPMPVPMPTLMMVLPGMEGMATSMMKSKMKAKGVASLDELRELCVEAEVRMIACQMTVDLFEFDTADFIDGIELGGAAAFFEFAGESDITLFI
- a CDS encoding sulfurtransferase TusA family protein; translated protein: MVQEDQVLDARGLNCPLPILRTKKALGELTSGQVLKIVATDPGAVKDFEAFAKQTKNPLLEHAEAAGEFIFFIQKA
- a CDS encoding rhodanese-like domain-containing protein, with product MYGFQEITADQLKALSDQGDEFILVDVRSPAEVARGIIEGARHVPLHMLPMSLQQLDKSKTVVFYCLSGGRSAQAAAFAVAQGFGQVLNLRGGISAWANRGLPIGQLPG
- the moaA gene encoding GTP 3',8-cyclase MoaA, giving the protein MAQEVFAVPARESALADRFGRQITYLRISVTEHCNFRCSYCSPAEGTPFFARKDHLQVDEYDRLIGVFADLGVRHMRFTGGEPLIHPYLPDLIAAAHQHGIGKISISTNGLLLARKAEQLQQSGVNNLNISLDSLEPEVFARVTRGGNLQEVLHGISVAISAGIPRIKLNVVLMRTENGHNLADLVRYALAQHVDIRFIETMPLGQAGSEAQNAEFLSASEAKMLIEKELGTLYPAFRPTDNGPARLFQFAEHPRSQIGFITPISENFCATCNRVRLTASGRLVFCLGQENGMDLLPLLRGSSRNEEIADEIRDRIWQDKPERHEFVTDPERSSRIFMMRLGG
- a CDS encoding dimethyl sulfoxide reductase anchor subunit family protein, which codes for MHPALAVIFLTLFSGGGFGIMALTAIINDFQIDGGLNPLQTMVAVVLSLVFVTIGMLSSTAHLANPKNAWRAFTRWRTSWLAREGVFAVLYYPFAFAYLVWVFFTAGTQDTVGLILVNLAGLIGLITIFCQGMIYAVLRTIRQWNTALVPANFYVMGLAIGATILAAERMIMGAPALTLVGIALGLLVAAAVMKGIYYFWIGRPNGPTIRTATGFNRSTVRILEQGHTFGTFLTEEFGHTLPSAKARSIKFMMYIFAFIIPVAALIIGFLTGQLFFAWLAIVSVVFGIGVERWLFFVEAQHVINLYHGRQQC
- a CDS encoding 4Fe-4S dicluster domain-containing protein; amino-acid sequence: MRLGLVIDLDTCVGCHACAVACKEWNTSGTTAPLTDYDPYGAKPSGVWFNRIRHFEIGDYPYNKTVNFPMSCMHCENAECVTVCPTGASYKRAEDGIVLVDQNKCMGCNYCSWACPYGARELDRVSGTMKKCTLCIDRIYDMEIPEEERQPACVLTCPAHARMYGDLDDPESPVSRAVRDRGGYQLMPELNYNPTNHYLPPRVHAPIPTEELKKKAVRKVKEWVNRVVER
- a CDS encoding molybdopterin oxidoreductase family protein, giving the protein MATVMEFEDHSKQEIKYSTCYMCACRCGIKVTVEDNKVRFIQGNRNHPINQGVLCAKGSAGIMKQYSPGKLRNPLRRKPGTERGAGEFEEISWDEAINTLTERLAHIRATDPNKLAYFTGRDQMQALTGLWAQQFGTLNWSAHGGFCSVNMATAGLYMLGHAFWEFGDPDWDRTKYFMLWGVAEDHSSNPLKIGLEKLKRHGGKFVGINPARTGYQAIADEWVPIKPGTDGMLALSMVHVLLQNEQFDWDFLLRYTNAPFLVVNTPGKVGDGLILRDAEGHPMIWDIQKECFANGMEAGSAGAMFGEYTAPDGRPVRTVMSILAERYLSDEFSPENASKITGIPAETIERLALEMAHVAFKESIEINVEWTDWAGRKHDKFIGRPVSMHAMRGISAHSNGMQSARAIHLLQVLLGTIDCPGGFRSKAPYPKPVPPAVKPAQHSAPNTPLKSSPLGFPTAPEDLVIDENGQPKRIDKAYSWEAPIANHGLMHMVVTNAVNKDPYAIDTLIFFMANMSWNSTMNTANVQDMLKSKDENGEYNIPFLVVVDAFHSEMVNFGDLILPDTTYLERYDAISLLDRPISEPDAICDSIRHPILKPDRNVRPWQEVMVDIAGRLKFPAFTKENGEPRFSGYKDFITNYERAPGIGFLAGWRGEDGETHLRGAPNPNQWDRYIENQGFFKYHLPESMAFYRFANKEYLELSQRIGFNPTADPIIIELYSETFQRFRLAGMGLYDGPQPKDPVDRERLATYFDPLPAFYEPLEQQRVDKKEYPFFAVNQRPMMMYHSWDSQNAWLRQIIAQNYMYMNRKRGEQMGIVDKSWVWVESHNGKIRVQVKLIEGCQEDTVWTWNAIGKQSGAWGLKPEAAEATRGFLMNHLISELLPAKQGERRLTNSDPITGQAAWYDLMVKIYPAAPGEEGTWPVFPTMKPLPGDTPAPDVLRYHTHKPVNLKS
- the moaC gene encoding cyclic pyranopterin monophosphate synthase MoaC is translated as MSVPENLNHFNAQGEARMVDVGAKAVSTRIAIAEGEINMAESTFHHITEGQIHKGDVLGIARIAAIQATKRTWELIPLAHPLFLTAVQVDLIPETDPTRIVCRAEVHCAGQTGVEMEALTAVSVGLLTIYDMCKAIDRGMIISDIRLLKKEGGKTGLWTREAHS
- a CDS encoding PhnD/SsuA/transferrin family substrate-binding protein; the protein is MKTKRQLWLCLILCCFALPAQADLRFLLPPVSSPAVMYAAFTPLANYLSHAINQKITLSFSANLQSFYNQADQNTPQMVLFCPIAYIRSAHQQAYYPLAGVIPTPGGNHSVIVVRRNSPIHNVLQLRNRSFVMGDPACAASSLVPLSMFRELGMTPKSFSVFRQSGSDQSALMDVAARFYDATAVAKNVAAPYIHSGTLRAIADAEVGPGDLLAASAGVPANVRTKLTAALLTAKMQDPVSIQALGGLAAGFKAINDGDYNALRTLYQEIHGVKLLPKVPQEAMTLGIPPTFTPIAAYQIFAPLQKALNEATGLPVQLVIPHNEQSFVADGRAGKFDFALLTPRMVAMEKTQMLPIAQSVPRHDLHGLAIIRRDMSIPGTGPSTGPLRIAFASPYCSARSLAKAKLLRLAGNRPVTWVPEGSEHAVFTALAENRATLGIVRTATVMALEKELPGIWSIVQSAGRAPVWTLVGKRQLPLGIHSAVKQQVAKMPLNVLDTAGFMRFSILPDA